A segment of the Methylomonas paludis genome:
GGCGAAGGGGTCGGCAAGGATCTGGAAACGGCTTATCTCTGGTTTGCCCTTGCTGCAGCTCAGGGCGAAGCCGATGCTCATAGCTATCTGAATCAACTGGAAACCGAACTCGACACTAAACAGGTTGCCAAAGCCCAGGCACGTGCCGCAGAATGGCAACCGGCAATACAACAATAATTAGGAGATACAATGCCACGTTTAATCATTATTACCCTTGCGACATTCTGGTTGGCAGGACTGGCTCAAGCGGACGCCGTCAGCATTCCCGACAAGGTTAAAGCCAATATTCTGAAACGGCATCCCAAAGCCCAGGATTTTCAGGCTAGTCATGAAAATCACTTCAATCAGCGTCTGCTGGAAGTGACTTATAAGGAAGAAGGATCGGAAGAACCCATCCTGGAATTGTTTCGTGCAGACGGCCACTTATTTACTAACGAAGTCCCCTTGGTAGGCATCGGCGAAGCACCGCCCGAAGTTAAACAAGCACTGGAAACCAATTTTCCGGGTTATGTTCTCAAAAAGGTGGAAATGGCCGGCAACCCTAATGGTATAGGCGAAGAATACGAAATCAATCTGCAAGTCGGCGGCAGCAATTGGAAAGTGTCTATCAACGACAAAGGCGAAATTTTGGGCAAAGATAAAGTCGAGTAAGTGCAAATTTAACTGTCAGCCATCCCCCAAAAAACACCCGGTAACGCTTGCACGTTCCGGGTGAACATGACACTTACTGCGGAGACTGGTTGAAATGACGGTGCTGGAATTTGTTTTTACGTTCGGTAATCAGTTTTTCCCATTTGCCAAACTGATCGGCATCCAGCACCTGTTTGATACGGTTATGTGATTCTTCATGTATGGCTCGAAATTTTTCAGACTGTTCCTGAAAAATCGTTTCCAATTTGGCCTTCTGATCGGCAGTTAGCGCCAGTTCTTTACTCAAATGTTCCAATCGGTGACCGTGGGTACCAATATAACCACTTTCCACCGCTTCGCTATGGGCGAGCAAAGGGGATAAGCACAAAGTGGAGAACAGCAGTATTTTCAGCATCAAAAAATCCTATCGTAAAAAATCACTACATATAGTATGACATCTGGTTTGAGCAAAAAGTTCAAAACCAAAGCCTGTAAAATAAGGATGGATCACAAGGTCGCCTAAAACTGCCACCGAAAAAGTCCGCATGGCTGAATTAGATAGTTATACAATTGCACCAACTACTAATCTTATTCTGACGGATACTGCGTAGGATGCGCTGAACGCAGTGAAGCGCATCAATCGCGCACGATGCGCCTGCAGAGCCGGCACATCCATTGAGTACTGCCGTCAAAGTAATATTGGTCAACCACTAGAAGTCGACCAATCATATTTTGCCGGATAGGGCGTAGGATGTGCTGAACGCAGTGAAGCGCATCAATCGTGCACGATGCGCCTCCAGAATCGGCACATCCATTGAGTACTGCCGTCAAAGTAATATTGGCTAACCACTAGAAGTCGACCAATCATATTTTGCCGGATAGGGCGTAGGATGTGCTGAACGCAGTGAAGCGCATCAATCGTGCACGATGCGCCTGCAGAGCCGGCACATCCATTGGGTACTGCCGTCAAAGTAATGTCAACCACTGGTGTAATCAAGGGTTAGCAGCTTATAGCCTCAATTCCGCATCGCTGCCTTAGGCTTATGTTACCTGATTTAGTAATAGGTGTATTCCGGTTTACCTGCCAAAAAACGCATAAGGATAGGGTGATTATTTGTTGCTAAAGCTACTATTGCTGGGAATAGGTTTGCTCCTGCTGGCGACACTGTGCCAGGCGGCTGACCCGCAAGCGTATAGTGTGGATTTGCAGCACACCGGGAGTGGCGATCTGGATAAACTATTAGCCGATGCCTCAACGCTGATCAGCCTGCAAAAAACCGCTGAAGTGGGGCCTTTTGCACTGATTGCCAGAGCCAAACAGGATCAGCAGCGTTTTGTCTCGGCATTACAGAGTCTGGGATATTATCAGGGTCAGGTTGCCATCAAAATTGCCGATCACGATCTGGCTGATGCCGAATTGCTGGAATGGCTGAATCAAACGGCAGCCGACAGTATTGCCCCGGTTAAGGCCACATTTGAGCTGGGGCCGCAATTTACATTGGCCCAGATTAGCATTCAGGGCGAAGCGCCGCCAAATGCCCGCGATGCGCTAAAACTTAGCACTGGAGCCAAAGCGGTCGCGGCTGAGGTATTGGCCGCCAGAGAAAGTCTGCTGCAAGCGCTACTGGAACAAGGCTATGCCTTGGCCAAAGTGGCAGAGCCTGTTGCTACTCTGAATGTCGAACAACATAGCGTTGATGTGATTTTTCCGGTGGACACCGGCAGCAAGTTCGATATCGGTGCCATTAAGGTAAATGGTCTAAAGCAAATGCATCAGTCCTTTGTACAAAACCGCCTGCTGATTAGCACCGGCAAAGCCTTTAAAGCCAGTGAAATCGAAGCCGCGCGGAAAGATTTACAGGGCTTGGGGGTGTTTTCTGCTGTGCATACCCAGCTTGACACTCAGGCCGATGCACAGGGCCGAATACCGCTAAGCTTTGATGTAACGGAACGGCCGTTACATTCCGCCAATATCGGTGCGGCTTATTCCACCGATTTGGGCGGTAATGTTTCCAGCGCCTGGCAGCATCGCAATCTGTTCGGCAATGCCGAACAACTCAATTTAACGGCAGCAGTCACGCAAATCAGCGGCAACAGCACCACCGGTATTGGTTATAAAGTGGGGGCGGCTTTCAGCAAACCGGATTTTCTGCATCGCGATGAAGCACTGCAACTGGGTGTGGATGCCATTCAGCAGAATTTGATTGCCTATAATGAGACAGCCTTACTGGCCAATATGCGTTTGAATCGTAAATTAGCCGGCCATTGGCAACTGGGTTACGGTATTGCCGCCCAACAGGCACAAATTAGTCAACAAGGCGTCAGCCGTGACTATACTTTGTTAAGCCTGCCTTTAACCATGAAGTATGACAGCAGTAATAATCCGCTCGACCCCAGTGCCGGCAGTATCGTCAATGCTGCCTTAACCCCCACCCAATCTCTGAGTACCGCCAACAACCAGCCATTTGTATTACTGCAAACCAGCGCTTCCACCTATTTTAATTTAGCCGAACCAGGCCGCAGCATTCTGGCCTTGCGAGGTTTATTCGGTGAAAGCAGCGTGAGCAGCCAGTTTGATTTGCCCCCGGATCAGCGTTTTTATGCCGGCGGTAGCGCCACAGTGCGCGGTTATAAATTTCAGTCGGTCGGCCCGCAGTTTAGCGATAACAAACCCCAGGGCGGTACCTCTATTGCCTCAGGCAGCGTGGAATTACGCCAACGGATTTTGGACGATTATGGACTGGTGGTATTTGCCGATGCCGGTCAGATCAGTGTCAATGCCTTGCCTTTTAGCCAGCGCTGGCAAATCGGTGCCGGCCTGGGGGCTCGTTATTACACGTCGTTCGGGCCGATTCGCCTGGATGTGGCAATGCCGGTCAATCCGCAACCGGGCAGCGGTTCATTTGAATTGTATATTGGTTTGGGGCAGGCTTTCTGATGCAGCGTTCAACTCGGTGGCTGATTTGGAGTGTGGGTGGTATTGCAGCCGGCGGTCTGCTGCTTGTGTTGATATTAATCCTGATTAGCACCACACCCTGGGGTCGATCCACAATTGAGCGCACTGTGGCGCAACTAACTGACGGTCAGGTGCTAATCACCGGGCTGGATACCGAGTTTCCAGATCAATTGAGCATACAGCATCTTGAGCTGTATGATGCCCAAGGCAGCTGGTTGACGCTGGATGAACTGCAACTCGACTGG
Coding sequences within it:
- a CDS encoding autotransporter assembly complex protein TamA, yielding MLLKLLLLGIGLLLLATLCQAADPQAYSVDLQHTGSGDLDKLLADASTLISLQKTAEVGPFALIARAKQDQQRFVSALQSLGYYQGQVAIKIADHDLADAELLEWLNQTAADSIAPVKATFELGPQFTLAQISIQGEAPPNARDALKLSTGAKAVAAEVLAARESLLQALLEQGYALAKVAEPVATLNVEQHSVDVIFPVDTGSKFDIGAIKVNGLKQMHQSFVQNRLLISTGKAFKASEIEAARKDLQGLGVFSAVHTQLDTQADAQGRIPLSFDVTERPLHSANIGAAYSTDLGGNVSSAWQHRNLFGNAEQLNLTAAVTQISGNSTTGIGYKVGAAFSKPDFLHRDEALQLGVDAIQQNLIAYNETALLANMRLNRKLAGHWQLGYGIAAQQAQISQQGVSRDYTLLSLPLTMKYDSSNNPLDPSAGSIVNAALTPTQSLSTANNQPFVLLQTSASTYFNLAEPGRSILALRGLFGESSVSSQFDLPPDQRFYAGGSATVRGYKFQSVGPQFSDNKPQGGTSIASGSVELRQRILDDYGLVVFADAGQISVNALPFSQRWQIGAGLGARYYTSFGPIRLDVAMPVNPQPGSGSFELYIGLGQAF